In Palaemon carinicauda isolate YSFRI2023 chromosome 18, ASM3689809v2, whole genome shotgun sequence, a genomic segment contains:
- the LOC137657519 gene encoding uncharacterized protein, with translation MVISLSPIYTPYATIPITNISYGTIPITNTPYSTIPITNIPYGTISITNTPYGTISITNTSYGTIPITNTPYGTISITNIYTLWYYPNHQYILCYYPYHQYTLWYYLYHKYTLWYYPYHQYILWYYPYHKYTLWYYLYHQYIHPKVLSQSPIYPMVLSLSQIHPMVLSLSHIHLMVLSISQIHPIVLSLSLINFYGTIPITNTSYCTIPIKKFILWYYPYTNTPYGAIPITNTPYGTIPIPNTSYGTIPITNTPYGAIPITNTPYGTIPINNTSYGTIPITNTSYATIPITNTPYGTIPITNTSYGTFPITNTHCATIPITNIPYGTIPITNTSYGVIPITNTHCATIPITNTSYGIIPITNISYGTIPITNTPYGTIPITYTSYGTIPITNTPYGTIQITNTSYGTIPITNTPYGTIPITNTSYGTIPITNTSYATIPITNTPYGTIPITNTSYGTIPITKTSYGTISITNTPYGTIPIINTHYGSIPITNTSYGTIPITNTSYGNIPITNTHYGNIPITNTPYGSIPITNTSYGIIPIINTPYGTIPITNTSYGTIPIINTPYSTIPITNKSYGTIPITNTPYGTIPITNTSYGIIPITNISYGTIPITNTPYGTIPITYTSYGTIPITNTPYGTIQITNTSYGTIPITNTPYGTIPITNTSYGTIPITNTSYATIPITNTPYGTIPITNTSYGTIPITKISYGTISITNTPYGTIPIINTHYGSIPITNTSYGTIPITNTSYGNIPITNTHYGNIPITNTPYGSIPITNTSYGIIPITNTPYGTIPITNTSYGTIPITNTSYGTIPITNTSYGSIPITNTPYDTIPITNTPYGTIYITNTSYGTIYITNTS, from the coding sequence ATGGTAATATCTCTATCACCAATATATACACCCTATGCTACTATCCCAATCACCAATATATCCTATGGTACTATCCCTATCACCAATACACCCTATTCTACTATCCCTATCACCAATATACCTTATGGTACTATCTCTATCACAAATACACCCTATGGTACTATCTCTATCACAAATACATCCTATGGTACTATCCCTATCACCAATACACCCTATGGTACTATCTCTATCACCAATATATACACCCTATGGTACTATCCCAATCACCAATATATCCTATGCTACTATCCCTATCACCAATACACCTTATGGTACTATCTCTATCACAAATACACCCTATGGTACTATCCCTATCACCAATACATCCTATGGTACTATCCCTATCACAAATACACCCTATGGTACTATCTCTATCACCAATATATACACCCTAAGGTACTATCCCAATCACCAATATATCCTATGGTACTATCCCTATCACAAATACATCCTATGGTACTATCCCTATCACACATACATCTTATGGTACTATCCATATCACAAATACACCCTATAGTACTATCCCTATCACTAATAAACTTCTATGGTACTATCCCAATCACCAATACATCCTATTGTACTATCCCTATAAAAAAATTCATCCTATGGTACTACCCCTATACCAATACACCCTATGGTGCTATCCCTATCACCAATACACCCTATGGTACTATCCCTATCCCCAATACATCCTATGGTACTATCCCTATCACCAATACACCCTATGGTGCTATCCCTATCACCAATACACCCTATGGTACTATCCCAATCAACAATACATCCTATGGTACTATCCCTATCACAAATACATCCTATGCTACTATCCCTATCACCAATACACCCTATGGTACTATCCCTATCACAAATACATCCTATGGTACTTTCCCTATCACCAATACACACTGTGCTACTATCCCTATCACAAATATACCCTATGGTACTATCCCTATCACCAATACATCTTATGGTGTTATCCCTATCACCAATACACACTGTGCTACTATCCCAATCACCAATACATCCTATGGTATTATCCCTATCACAAATATATCCTATGGTACTATCCCTATCACCAATACACCCTATGGTACTATCCCTATCACATATACATCCTATGGTACTATCCCCATCACCAATACACCGTATGGAACTATCCAAATCACCAACACATCCTATGGTACTATCCCTATCACCAATACACCCTACGGTACCATCCCAATCACCAATACATCCTATGGTACTATCCCTATCACAAATACATCCTATGCTACTATCCCTATCACCAATACACCCTATGGTACTATCCCAATCACCAATACATCCTATGGTACTATCCCTATAACAAAAACATCCTATGGTACTATCTCTATCACCAATACACCCTATGGTACTATCCCTATTATCAATACACACTATGGTTCTATCCCTATCACCAATACATCATATGGTACTATCCCTATCACAAATACATCCTATGGTAATATTCCTATCACCAATACACACTATGGTAATATCCCTATAACCAATACACCCTATGGGAGTATCCCTATCACAAATACATCCTATGGTATTATCCCAATCATCAATACACCCTATGGTACTATCCCTATCACAAATACATCCTATGGTACTATCCCAATCATTAATACACCCTATAGTACTATCCCTATCACAAATAAATCCTATGGTACTATCCCTATAACCAATACACCCTATGGTACTATCCCGATCACCAATACATCCTATGGTATTATCCCTATCACAAATATATCCTATGGTACTATCCCTATCACCAATACACCCTATGGTACTATCCCTATCACATATACATCCTATGGTACTATCCCCATCACCAATACACCCTATGGAACTATCCAAATCACCAACACATCCTATGGTACTATCCCTATCACCAATACACCCTACGGTACCATCCCAATCACCAATACATCCTATGGTACTATCCCTATCACAAATACATCCTATGCTACTATCCCTATCACCAATACACCCTATGGTACTATCCCAATCACCAATACATCCTATGGTACTATCCCTATAACAAAAATATCCTATGGTACTATCTCTATCACCAATACACCCTATGGTACTATCCCTATTATCAATACACACTATGGTTCTATCCCTATCACCAATACATCATATGGTACTATCCCTATCACAAATACATCCTATGGTAATATCCCTATCACCAATACACACTATGGTAATATCCCTATAACCAATACACCCTATGGGAGTATCCCTATCACAAATACATCCTATGGTATTATCCCTATCACCAATACACCCTATGGTACTATCCCGATCACCAATACATCCTATGGTACTATCCCTATCACAAACACATCCTATGGTACTATCCCTATCACAAATACATCCTATGGGAGTATCCCTATCACCAATACACCCTATGATACTATCCCTATCACCAATACACCCTATGGTACTATCTATATCACCAATACATCCTATGGTACTATCTATATCACCAATACATCCTAA